Proteins encoded by one window of Drosophila melanogaster chromosome X:
- the CG42705 gene encoding uncharacterized protein, isoform B yields the protein MKISLAVLGLFLAFFFSSQTPTSAFFLPPPSDIFCKYYPNYIFCGKNDNDTGSGNSTSPATPGNSTSNGTTPAEGGQPRSLTPPFGY from the exons ATGAAGATTTCCCTAGCCGTTCTTGGCCTCTTTTTGGCTTTCTTCTTCAGTTCACAAACGCCAACATCAGCT TTTTTCCTTCCACCGCCATCGGATATTTTCTGCAAATATTACcctaattatattttttgtggcAAAAATGATAATGACACTGGATCGGGAAACTCGACTTCACCTGCAACACCTGGAAATTCAACCAGCAATGGAACTACTCCAGCAGAAGGAGGCCAACCCCGTTCTTTGACACCACCATTTGGTTATTAA
- the CG34337 gene encoding uncharacterized protein, producing the protein MEYSIFIFLALTCVLFMGQSCLAAPSADDLAKFGEMERSIKELTSSILAMSGATTGFRPGANNVWPEDLHA; encoded by the exons ATGGAATAcagtattttcatttttctggCCCTGACTTGTGTCCTATTTATGGGTCAGAGCTGCTTGGCGGCTCCCTCGGCCGATGATTTGGCCAAATTTGGTGAAATGGAACGTTCCATCAAGGAGCTGACCAGTTCGATCCTGGCCATGAGTGGAGCTACTACCG gCTTTAGACCCGGGGCTAATAATGTTTGGCCTGAAGATCTTCATGCTtaa
- the CG42246 gene encoding uncharacterized protein, isoform A, which produces MAFLFKLFTFLAVAAILIQMTLALEFMDEDFLANDDGHHLDEESAEVPGILTGYTRDTIAHFNPRKVDGGFRQLWERVPLQKVDDIKRR; this is translated from the exons AtggcttttctttttaaactATTTACCTTCTTGGCGGTGGCCGCCATTTTGATCCAAATG ACACTTGCACTGGAGTTTATGGATGAAGACTTTCTGGCAAACGATGACGGTCATCACTTGGACGAAGAGTCCGCTGAAGTGCCTGGTATTTTGACTGGTTATACCAGAGATACGATCGCTCACTTTAATCCTCGCAAAGTAGATGGGGGATTTCGACAATTGTGGGAACGTGTTCCCCTTCAAAAAGTCGATGATATTAAGCGGAGATAG
- the CG42704 gene encoding uncharacterized protein, which produces MKITIAILGLFLALICSLESPTAACDIQAVYNQTLKFCENNFFLNIFLCTGLSYGVGNEKFVQTLQSQRKILCAIPFFAEICKTCDFSTIVSNDQNATISSGNSTADATRTLKLADLTR; this is translated from the exons ATGAAAATTACCATTGCAATTCTAGGACTTTTTCTGGCACTTATTTGCAGCCTGGAATCGCCAACCGCAGCG TGCGATATCCAAGCAGTTTATAATCAAACCTTAAAGTTCTGCGAAAACAACTTCTTTCTGAACATATTCTTGTGCACCGGCTTGTCTTAC GGTGTCGGCAACGAGAAATTTGTTCAGACGCTCCAGTCGCAAAGGAAGATCTTGTGTGCAATACCATTTTTTGCTGAAATTTGCAAAACCTGCGATTTTTCGACGATTGTCTCAAATGATCAGAATGCTACGATTTCAAGCGGAAATTCAACTGCAGACGCCACCCGAACTTTGAAGCTTGCCGATCTGACGCGTTAA
- the CG32727 gene encoding uncharacterized protein yields the protein MQASKVSPSFSDYLPLVSTVVAVGVATCCVAAQIFRSPNSTKTIGQLRLCFGNLGTGRFYSGCFQKRMSHREASKILSISPNAPWIRRAMLAKHPDRNGSPYLAGKIHKPKNGLLEGRNRFR from the exons ATGCAAGCCAGTAAAGTCTCTCCGTCTTTTAGTGACTATCTACCTCTTGTGAGCACGGTTgtggcagtgggcgtggctacCTGCTGCGTTGCCGCCCAGATCTTTAGATCGCCCAACAGCACCAAGACGATTGGTCAGCTGAGGTTATGTTTTGGAAATCTAGGAACAGGACGCTTTTATAGCGGATGCTTTCAG AAACGGATGTCGCACCGTGAAGCATCTAAAATACTAAGTATTAGTCCTAACGCTCCATGGATCCGACGAGCCATGCTGGCTAAACATCCGGATCGAAACGGCTCACCATATCTGGCGGGAAAAATCCACAAGCCCAAGAATGGGCTGCTGGAGGGAAGAAATCGGTTCAGATAG